CATCTCTTCTTCATTGCCTGAACAggaatttgtttgttttattaatatttacacagtattcatatagcaccatcatattacatcatgctgtacaaagtccatagtcatgtcactagctgtcccttaaagggctcacaatccattttccctacctcagtcatatgtcattaatatagtctaaggtcatttttggggtGTAGCCAactaacataactgcatgtttttgttatgtgggagaacctgcaaactccatgcagatagtgtcctggctgagatttgagcctgggacccagcactgcaaaggccaaagtgttaaccactgagccaccgtactgcccaaTGTTTGTGTGTCCTGATGAGATCAGATATAGAAGATGGTCAGACTGTGAAAACACTTTGGGCCATTTTCTGTTATTTAAGCCTTTACTCTGTAACAACAATTTTCCTATGTTATTTCTACATTTAACTTTAGTGATTGTATTTTATGTGTAGACATGAAAAAGCTCAGAAACTGCTGCTGGGACATAATGGCAGCTCTCCCTGCACTAAACTAACTTGAGTTTTAGCCAAACATTACTAACATTATTAGGGAAGCAGCTTGAACCAAGATACattgtcctaaaataaatattagtaacatACTTACAATAAATGgtggaatacatatatatatatatatttcagtggtAGATGGGGCTTGTTGTAATACaccttattttatatatgttactaATATTTAGTTCAATATTTTACTAGTTAAGGAAGCTAATAGTACAGTACAGAAGGAAACCAGAGCATCTAAAATAGAAGAATGCAGAAAACTAATGAGAGATACCACATCAAGgagaaagttttgttttaaatgaccAGTAAACATTAGGAGGACATTGCTTGGAACTGAATGCAGGCATGTTCAGGATTAGAAAGGATTAAAACCATTTGATTAGTGTAGCAGCTAGGCGAGTGCCAGATTAAGAAGAAGGTCAATGATGGTAGCCTACGTATTGCCCTTGGCTGGTTTTCTTTCATCTTGGAGATGGGAGCACCTTTTTTCTACCTTTACATGACTTATGTTCTAGAAGCCAATTAGTAACATTGCCTCTTTTACAAGCATAAATGCTTTCACAGGAATAACTTCATTGAGAAACACCTTCATAGTGACCAAAAAAGGCATTCTCTTTTAATCATAAGTAACGTTGCCCAAACTACACATGCCTAAATAAGGTTTTaccactttaaatatattaaacattttgaaaaagatTTGTTGATATGAAAATTGCATATTTGTTTAACTGCAGCAAGTGCACAATAATAAGATCTACCTTGTGAGTTATCTGTAATCTCACAGGTAGATATGATGatgtatttaacatatataaCAGAGAAGTATTATTTATATCGTGTATTTACCATACcaataattgatttttgttttttcagttgctTTAGGTTATGCATAACAAGAGAAGAGCTAGGCAAACACTGTTTACATTAAGTGAATTCATGTCTTTTCTTTCCCTCCATAATATTTTCTGGAAGATGTAAAAATTGTTGGTACGGAAGGCTCTGAGAAATTGGCTATACTTCGTGGATGTCCTGGATTGCCTGGACCACCCGGCCAGAAAGGTGAACCTGGTAGCCCCTCAGAGAAAGGTTAGTTCATATATAAATACTCACATGTTACATACACAGAAACATACCTTTACTAAaagaaatttagaattttcacttagTAGAGCAAATTATCTCTCTGCAAGGAATAAAGCACTAAAacaggaacttaaaaaaaaaaaaaaaaaaacacggaaaAAGAGCCCCCCGCCACCTGATTCCTGTCAGTCCAGACAGGACCGTAGGCAGCGTCATCTTTTCTAcatttcttcctgaaaatgtaaaaaaaaattgttgccagtCTCACTGCGCATGTCTGTAAAGCCCTGATCTCTGGCTTGCGCAGAAGGCAACCTGAATCCCAGGtggctgcaggtttcccatttAGTCATTACTGCCGCGGTGTGCCACCCAAatatataatgctaaaaatgtcatgataggtccactttaatttagTAAATTAGATAAAGGTGATACTGCAAcaaatttactaagctaaggtGTTCATCCATAGTAAGGTAATCATGTCATCATGATAAGTGAAAGgctttaattattttagtaaattagatTCACTGTCTAAGGCTctatacacacgtacaataattgtcattggaaaggatttttcatgatcctCTCCAACTACAAGctactgcacgatacatgaacaggcggtgtatatacagcaccattctgctctatggggagggggagaacgatggagcgctCGCCCCCCtcacttctattaagatcgttcgtcatccatcatccttAGAtacaccaggacagtcgtttggacgatgggcaATGGGCGCTGTacgcacgccagattcttgtcccatatcggctctgagctgattatcggacaaaaaccattggacgtgtgttcTATTCAACCACTTTCTCGTTTTTCACTGGCCAATTTACCATTGTTCTGATCTCTCTTCTGGCAATCTTAGTAATGATTGCAAATGGAACAAATACTACTTCTCAGTTTGctattattttaagaaattacTTATCTTAGAATATAAAATAAGCCTTGGCACTTGCTGTGTTGTCCAGGATTGATCCATTTTTTTACAGGATTGGCACTGGATGGTaagttattttttgctttcttttacttAGTGAGCTTGCAAAGGAAGATTTGTAGATGACATTCAAGCTTATTACCTTTATTGACTAATATTTTTTACTCCTTTATTGTTTCATATGCTTTATTACATCAATCATACACTTCCCAAAGgtgagaaagagagaggaaaagaaaaaaagaaaagggttgcATATTTTAAGTTAACAAACAAAGCCAACAAACAGACTTATTCCATTACACTATGCAAACTCTCCATAATAAGATGAGCTAGGATGGCTAAGTCAGAAATGATAGGTACAAACAAAGCCCAGGCTAAAGCCAGTGGTAATCTGGACATTGTTTACTTGTCATTGTGGTTACCTGAATCTAAATATTATTACTCTATTTCCTACCAGGAGCGAAAGGAGAACCCGGGAAGGCTGGACCTGCTGGACCATCAGGTAGGGTTatagaatattgttgttattattaataataataaacagtattattatagcacaaacatattacgcagtgctgtacaaatgggggttgcaaatgaaagacagaagcAGACAGTGGTACAAGAGGAGGAGAGCTGACAGAATGGCAttcacatgtaaaatatatacatatatatatatatatatatattttacatgtgttaAACACATTTCACAGGTCTACATACTGTTCAAGTGTGTTTAACCTACTTTTACTTTGACTATAACTAATTTTGCTTGTTTTGATGCAGGGCAGGTTGGTGTTCCTGGAGTTAAAGGACAAAAAGGTGGGCAGTAAACTTCtcatttttgtgtaaaataactCAGTAATATTGCGTAAAATAACTCGCTCAAAATATTGCTCAGTAAGGACCAGTGAAGAGGTGAAAATAAGAAAGACACTTGCACCAACATTTTTTGACTTCAGCACTTTCCAGACTACATACAGCCTTTAAATCAGGAGCTCACAGTCTACTGTCCCTGCCAGACACATTCAAAGAGCAAagcaaagcaatacatttttggaCTGTGtaaggaaaaccacacaaacacatggaggGCATACAAATTCCATCCAGTAAGTGTCCCTGTTGGAGCATAAACTCTAACTGTAACAGCACTAATAACAACTAGCAGGTTTCCTTTTGTTTAAATGTTGGGTTGCACATGTTTTCAACAAATGTGTGAGAAAACCAACAAACACAAGCATTTCAAAATCTTTTACAATCTGATCATTAGTTGAAATGATTTGCACAGACGTATAACCATATTTTGGTTTGCTGTAAACTAATGATTAGTCCCAGAACATAATTGTTTTTCAAGCAACTCATAACATTTCTGAAAATCGCCATTGTATCACAGTTTATAACTGAAGTGTCATAACTACAAAGACATAAATGGGTTGgatggaatggatttctgtaCTCCAAATTGGTTGGCATTGTCCAAAGTTTTATCTTTTCTTCAAACAATTGCACTGGCATGTATAAAATTTACCAACATTCTTTAATGAAAATATGGATTCAGTAGAGATCCACATTGATTGTTTAAAACATCTAGCTAGGTGGAGAGTaacataaaaagtgtacacataGAATGCACTAACTACCACAATTCTGTCTCCACCAGGGGAAAAAGGAGACATGAGCATTCCAGACCGAGGATATGGTAAGTTTCAGGAGTATTATTCTGAGAGACTAAAACTGTTATAtagtattttgtattcttttttttttttttcaaacactgctTTTTCAAAACAGCCATTCATAACATGAAGTAAGGTGAGGATCATCCCTCGGGTTGCACTTACTAGAAGCAGTTTCTATATTGCCTTGTAGTGTCTCCaataaacacagaaaatacaGTGCAGTAAGGCAAGATCTACAGCACTTTACAGCCTTCCTAGAGTATGTTTAGCATCATTATTAAGAGCTTGAGGTTTGGAATAGGTGACAGACTTATCACTGCACCAGGGTGACTCCCGAAGGTGTCACGAAATACAAGTATCTACATGTATTGTTattgtcaatgtttttttcattttagcataCACATATTGAAATATACAGTGAAGGAAATAAGTGTTTGGTCCCCTacagattttgtatgtttgccctctgacaaagaaatgaccaatctataattgtaatggtaggtttattgtagctgtgagagacagaacaacaacaaaagaaccctcaaaaacccagtccTCAAAAGTCAGAggttgatgtgcattgtaatgagtgaaataggtgtttgatcccctatcaaccagcaagatttcaggctcccaggtgtcttctctgtatgcaggtaacaaactgagattaggagcaccatctgtaagggagtgctcctaatccaagcttgttacagtacctgtataaaagacacctgtccacagaagcaatcaatcatattccaaactagccaccatggcaaggaccaaagagctgtccaatgATGTCAGGGACAAGAAGTAGActtacacaaggctggactgggctacaagactatcgccaagcagcttggtgagaaggtgacaacagttggcgcgataatttgcaaatggaaaaaacacaaaatacctgccaatctccctcggtctggggctccatgcaagatctccccttgtggagttgcaatgatcatgaaaaCGGTGACGAATCAGCCCAGAACTAcatggggggaacttgtcaatgatctcagggcagctgggaccatattcaccaagaaaacaattggtttGACAGCATATCAAGACAGTACATGTACAgccccgtctgcagtttgccaatgaacatctgaatgatccataggagaactgggtgaaagtgttgtggtcagatgagaccaaaattgagctctttggcatcaactcaactcaccGTGTTTGGAGGTGGAGGAATTCTgttaaggggacaggacaccttcaccgcatcacCTTCTCCTTCCCTcggccagggcattgaaaataggtcatggatgggtattccagtatgacaatgacccaaaacacacggccataGCAACAAAGCAGtagctcaagaagaagcacatgaaggtcctggagtggcctagccagtctccagaccttaatcccaaaGAAAATCtttggagggagctgaaggttcaagTTGCCAAACATCCGCctcaaaaccttactgacttggagaggatctgcgaAGAGGAGTgagacaaaatccctcctgagatgtgtacAAACCTGgaggccaactacaagaaacatctGACCTCTTAGATTGCCAACAAGGTGTTTGCCACCAAGTACGTAGTCATCTTTTGTGAaaggatcaaatacttatttcactcattacaatgcacatcaagctctgacttttgagcactgggtttttcaGGGTTCTTTTgatgttattctgtctctcacagctacaataaacatgccattacaattatagactggtcatttctttgtctgagggcaaacgtacaaaatcagcacgggatcaaatacttcttacCCTCATTTGTTGTTTGAATATACCTATGTGTCCTGCATGTTCCTATGTATGTGCAAGGGATGGTAGGAATTACATGATCTATGATCATCCCCGATTCCAGCTTAGTAGTGATTTTCTTTGGCCCCGGGATGCTCTCGGGAGCTTTAGGTAAGCCTAGGAGCAGTGTATAGGGAGGGGTACTGATCGAGCTTTTAAAAACAAGAACCAGCCAATCAGTTTGATACCATCTGACTCATAGCTGAGATTACCAGCAGCTTGGGGTAAGCAGTAAGCTGACccaccaatattattaatattatttattattatataaatatggatCAATTTATGTTTTGCTGCATGAAAGCAgttaaaatgtgtttactttttttttgttttgcatggagATAAGAAGAGATagaattagaacctctgtcagtttTTATGGAACAAGAAGAAATGTATGGGCCATTGGATTTCCTAAAGCAGTAGATTAGTTAGGTCTTTGCCTAGGCAGGGACTGGGTGTGTAAAGAGGAAATGCCAAAAGCAGAATGTATAAAGTTTAGGTCTAATTTTATTTAGACACCTATACAATGGAAACACACTTTTTCAGGGTTCAAAGTCCCTTCATGGGTTGttactattgaaaaaaatatgtactaagatgaaatgccaaaattagaGGGATCTGAGGGGCAATTTGAATAATTCTAAGTAAAACAAAATCTGGATTTTCTACATTTTGTggtccattttgttttttatagttgTGTGTGTGCCTGCTAGGGAAATGAACCCTTTGTGTTTGTCATAGTGACTATTCTCATGAGGTGAATCGGGCTATGAGGGATACTTGTTCTGGGAACAATTGCAAAAGGTTGGACAGCTACCCAGTTACTGCTTCTGAGCACTCAATTACAATTACTATTTTGTCTGGGAGTGGTAGGTTTTGTTGAGATGCATTTACTATATGCTCTAAAAGCAGTTAAGGTTGTCTTATGCATGTAACAAGGGATCATGGGTCAAATGCTGTCCTTAAagaacatcccccccccccccccccttttccatCTGTATTTATCTGCTTGTAACTTCTTGCCAATACAGTTGGAAAAGATTTCCATTCAAGCTTATGGAAACCACTACCAAATGCTCCCAACCAATTCAATGATAGTTTGAGTACTAGGCTTTGGGATAGTTGGGTACTAGTTGACAATGGTGAGCCACAGTGGTAACAATATAAAAGAATGCACATGTGAATTTTGCCTAAGGGTTAGTTCACACATGTGAACCACATCCGCAGTTGAGctgctacatgtagcttttcaCCAGCAGCTGCCCATAAATTGGAAATTAAGTAAGCAGTTGGATactgcctgctgtaaaatgttgaaacatGTTGAAATGTTTATTAGGCACTAGCACAGTGTCTGGTGtggctgagcagctggcaaggtggcaACCAGTGGCcctactttttacaaaaataaagcagTCATCATTTTCTGATTGCCTTTTCGTTCCCTAAACCACATTTACTCACACGTTTGTATTACTGCTGTAGTTGCACGGAACTGCAAAGAACTGCTCAACCTGGGCAATTTCCTCAGCGGCTGGTACACCATATATCCTGATGGGGAGAAGTCACTAAAAGTTTTATGTGACATggatacagaaggaggaggatggATTGTAAGTGAAATTTAACTGTTCTAAAACACCAGTTTAATGAAACCCTATTGTGAAATGAGACagattttcatataaaacacTATATACAAATTTGCACAGATATACAAATTCTTTGTCAAATAAACAGTTCACATACAACTAGTATCATGTACAATGTATCATATGAGACATATAGATTTTTATACTTTATCTGTAATGTAGATTTTTCCAATTTGCTTCAttttagatcaatgtttctcaaccgtggttcccccagaggttgctataGGTTCCTTTCACAATGAACTTTGTGCTTTTCAAGTCAGTTTAAATTacgtttttggctatctgtaagggtggcattcttcccactggccactggcctactgaccaccacattaacaTACTGTAAGGTGCGGATATAATAatttttagcaagggttccccaagacctgagagttatttcaagggcttccTGCTGTTAAAAAAGGTCACGAAACACAGTTCTGGAGCCTAAAAAACcctttcatatttgtattttacctgCATGCTGGTAAATGGATAAATCCTTGTGTTGATGAACTTCtaaactgaacaaataaatagaactaaggcaattattatttttttaaatgtacaacttTAACAAAATCTTTTGTGTGATGTTGGGTATATCACATATAAATCAATATGCTCTACAGAAGCTAGATGAGCGTATTCATCATTAGATCTCATTTCCACCCTGGCATAAGTATTGGCACCCTTTATTTGTTTAGCCTTGTGATATATTTCATCCTTTAGGTATTCCAGAGGCGGTCTGATGGCACAGTGGATTTTTATAGAGATTGGAAAGACTACAAGAGAGGTTTTGGCAACCAGCTGAGTGAATTCTGGCTGGGGAATGATAATATCCATATGTTAACATCTACTGGTAATTGATTTGTTCACTCTAACATCCTAAAtcctgtctttcttttttttcttgatgccTGGGAACACTTTCAGATAAGGTTTATTAATACAATTCTGTATTCGTCACACATTGAATCAAAGCTTCTCTGTTGCCTGTTGacttactaaaaatatatatgtatttctgacacaaatgcaaattttttgGATAGTAGGATAATTAGTCTAAAAATATGATCCATATAGTGGAGTAATATTAGTTAATCATATGtgttatttctgtatgtatgaaccTGCAGGAACACATGAGTTTCGTGTTGACCTCATGGACTttgaaaataatttcagttttgcTGCTTATTCTTCATTTGCCATTTTGGGAGAAGAAGACAATTACACGTTAAAGATTGGACAATATACAGGCAATGCAGGTAGCTATCCTTTAAACCTGAAtacaattttcaaaatataaaaatataaaatttattttaaggatttttttattaatctttgcCATTTTTGAACATCtgaacaccacaaaaaaaaagattgcaaccAGGTACTTATGATTGTAATTACTACATATGGTATATTATTCCTTTTACACATTTTCCTGATTCAGACCTTGAGCTCTCCAGTAGGCAAAGCTTTAACcctctgctgattggagagccATGTATATGACAGCATTCTTGCAAAACGATTACTGCATCCTTTAAGAGAATGGGGAGAAGGTTTTTCTACTCAAACTGCAGTTTCTTTTAAAGTATACAAActgtaaaacaacattttcacatatttggTTCTGATGCAATTAGAATATATTGAACTAATGTACATTGAACATGTAATTAGACTTTAAAATAGCAAGGagggtttggtaaatatttagtATTAGTAAAGAATGTGTAAGAAGTATTGGAACATGCTTGTAGATACATTAGTTATTTTTCTATATCTACAAGCATGCTCCAACCCTGTTTACTAGTGCTCGTGTTCCATATTCCCAAAATGCAGTGATTGTGCAGGTTCACTAAAATATTGACATGTCAGTGCCTCACTAACTGTGGGAACATGCTTACTGCATATTAAACATGGGCATGCGTAGGCACTGCCAAATAGGATAACAGTGTGTGAGTAATTATGAATATATAGAGtacatttctatataaaatgtataaatggtgtGTGACTAATGTGTTACATAGACAATGGGGGTATTTATGATAGCACTGTAGGAGAACACAGTCCCACAATTCCTAATCCGTTTGACCAAACTATGCAACTCTAAAATAAACCAACCACTTTGCCCAATAGGGTCAAAATACCAGGTGATTTAAAAAATCCATCCCCTCTGTACTTTCTCTCACTATTTCctgccccccccacacacacacacacacacacacacacacccatgGCTAATTACCGGAGCCGTGGtagcagacagatacagacctggccggaagagcttacaatctagaaggtggggggtagtcacacaataggagggggatatggaatggtgggtagtagtgagggttttaagagacagaagacgggttagaaagtttaaaaagatggatTTTCAGTGttcttttgaatgagcagaaagtaggagcaagcctaaatGTTGGAGCTGAAACAGCAGTATGGACATTCCCACTGACCTTAACTGTGCCTGATATGAATGGCTGCTTAGTTATTGAGCAATGTATCGTGGAATGATGCAAAGAAGGTCACATGTTCCATGGTGTGATTTAGGACTATTAAAGAGAGGGACCATTTTCATGCAACACCTGCTTTAAATATGTCCTATTCTTTGCCAGTATGTGTATAGCACATAAATTAAGGAAAAACTTATATCTAAACTTCTGAACAATCCTAACAATTTTCTTTctaattaatataaatgtatagttaGCATGTCTTCTGATAGCCCCTTGATCAACATcaggcaatttaaaaaatactaaatttaaaaaaactagaaCAGAAGGTTGGATTACAAGtcaataaaaggtattttttcatttgcaggTGACTCTCTGGTGTATCATAACAATCGCCCCTTTACCACAAAAGACAGAGACAACGATGCACATGGCACCAACTGTGCAGTAGATTTTAAAGGTGCTTGGTGGTATGGAAGCTGTCATAACTCCAACCTGAATGGGCTGTATTTGAGGGGAGCACATACAAGTTATGCAAATGGAGTAAATTGGGAGTATGGCAAGGGACAGTATTACTCCTTTAAAATCACAGAAATGAAGTTTAGGCCAATTTAACTTGCAAATCTTCTTTAAGCTAAATTACACCAATaaggttttctctttttttttccttgtgtacaAATAAAGGATTAAATAATTAACTGGATTGGCAGCCGTGGAACAGTATTTTTCCCTTAGGGAAGGGTGCATAGGAATATTTGTAAACCTAAAGTATCTGCTATCCAAAATATCTTTATTAGGAAGTAATGTGTAATAAATGGtttgtttcattaaataaattGTCAAAAACAACATTTGTGTGATTGCTTTAATTTCACCTACTCTGGCATTTAAAGTTCAGGGTACTGTCTGCTTGGGCTAAAATGAGTGATGCCAAGTAATGACCAAGACAGGAATGAGAGGCCCTGATGCTGTACCCCAT
This portion of the Pyxicephalus adspersus chromosome 8, UCB_Pads_2.0, whole genome shotgun sequence genome encodes:
- the LOC140337236 gene encoding ficolin-1-like; this encodes MSTTMWTLVTSVLCLMISLTHTKETCPDVKIVGTEGSEKLAILRGCPGLPGPPGQKGEPGSPSEKGAKGEPGKAGPAGPSGQVGVPGVKGQKGEKGDMSIPDRGYVARNCKELLNLGNFLSGWYTIYPDGEKSLKVLCDMDTEGGGWIVFQRRSDGTVDFYRDWKDYKRGFGNQLSEFWLGNDNIHMLTSTGTHEFRVDLMDFENNFSFAAYSSFAILGEEDNYTLKIGQYTGNAGDSLVYHNNRPFTTKDRDNDAHGTNCAVDFKGAWWYGSCHNSNLNGLYLRGAHTSYANGVNWEYGKGQYYSFKITEMKFRPI